One Salmo trutta chromosome 24, fSalTru1.1, whole genome shotgun sequence genomic region harbors:
- the LOC115160998 gene encoding SEC14 domain and spectrin repeat-containing protein 1 isoform X2, protein MEATNILPILKKRLAFLSGGKDRRSGLILTIPLCTEQTSMEELSSTLDYLLGIPSDKCKARGFTVIVDGRKSQWNIVKTVVLMLQNVIPAEVSLVCVVKPDEFWDKKVTHFCFWKEKDRLGFEVILVSANKLTRYIEPCQLTDEFGGSLVYDHMDWVNKRLVFEKFTKESTSLLDELVVINESEKSNQLDKERPPDCNFLPSLDPETVLQTGHELLSELQQRRFNGSEGGGVAWSPMDDELLAQPQVMKLLDSLREQYTKYQEVCRQRSKRSQLEEIQTKVVNWLEGPGTEQLRTQWGIGDSIRASQALQQKHEEMESQHSEWFAVYVELNQQIAALLSAGDEEDLVELKGLQQQLSDVCYRQASQLESRQNVLQSAHEFHGTAQDLSQQLDGLLGMLCADVVPTDGAAIQQTLKHLEEKLKSVEGSLAGLREKGQVVMDQMSNQTTWSYGKDVPIENKENIDHIQGVMEDMHLRKQRCEDMVDVRRLKMLQMVQLFKCEEDASQAVEWLGELLDALLKTHIRLGDDAQETKALLEKHKKFVDVAQSTYDYGRQLLQATVVLCQSLRCTTRSSGDTLPHLNRVWKQFTVTSEERVHRLEMACSFHTAAEKVLVQASPEQGDLPVEVEQETYEEVETVGKALLDRLTVPVIFPDGSEQYFGSPGDMASSAVHIRDKMKLVEGRKLTLHEEDEDVEQLQYDQIHDQDKELQDDQELQEVDKELLDGEELELETDTQKS, encoded by the exons ATGGAGGCTACCAACATACTGCCCATTCTGAAGAAACGCCTAGCCTTCTTGTCAG GAGGCAAGGACAGACGCAGTGGGCTGATCCTAACCATTCCACTATGTACAGAACAGACCAGTATGGAGGAGCTCAGCTCCACGTTGGACTATCTCCTCGGCATCCCCAG TGACAAGTGCAAAGCAAGAGGCTTCACAGTCATCGTGGACGGACGAAAGTCACAGTGGAACATCGTGAAGACTGTGGTACTGATGTTGCAG AACGTGATTCCAGCAGAGGtgtctctggtgtgtgtggtgaAGCCTGATGAATTCTGGGACAAGAAGGTCACTCATTTCTGCTTCTGGAAGGAGAAGGACAGACTAGGCTTTGAG GTTATTCTGGTATCTGCCAATAAGCTCACACGCTACATCGAGCCCTGTCAGCTGACTGATGAGTTCGGAGGAAGTTTAGTGtatgatcacatggactgggtgAACAAAAGACTG GTCTTTGAGAAGTTTACCAAAGAGTCCACATCCCTTCTAGATGAACTGGTGGTCATCAACGAGAGTGAGAAAAGCAACCAATTAGACAAAGAAAG GCCACCAGATTGTAACTTCCTACCATCGCTTGATCCTGAAACAGTTCTACAAACCG gcCATGAGTTGCTGTCAGAGCTGCAGCAGCGGAGGTTTAATGGGTCAGAGGGAGGAGGTGTGGCCTGGTCCCCCATGGATGACGAGCTACTGGCCCAGCCACAG GTCATGAAGCTGCTGGACTCCCTCAGGGAACAGTACACTAAGTACCAGGAGGTGTGTCGCCAACGCAGCAAACGATCCCAGCTGGAGGAGATACAGACCAAG GTTGTGAATTGGCTGGAGGGGCCTGGCACAGAGCAGCTCCGAACACAGTGGGGGATCGGAGATTCTATCAGGGCCTCCCAGGCCCTACAGCAGAAACACGAGGAGATGGAAAGCCAACACAGC GAGTGGTTTGCGGTGTACGTAGAGCTGAACCAGCAGATAGCAGCGTTGCTGAGTGCTGGAGACGAGGAGGAcctagtggagctgaagggtctTCAGCAGCAGCTCAGTGATGTCTGTTACAGACAGGCCAGCCAACTGGAGTCCAGACAGAACGTATTGCAGTCAGCACACGAGTTCCACGGCACCGCACAGGAT CTGTCCCAGCAACTGGATGGTCTACTGGGCATGCTCTGTGCAGACGTGGTCCCCACTGACGGGGCTGCCAtccaacaaacactcaaacacctCGAGGAGAAACTCAAGAGTGTTG AGGGATCCCTGGCAGGCCTGAGGGAGAAAGGTCAGGTCGTGATGGATCAGATGTCCAACCAGACAACCTGGTCCTATGGGAAGGACGTGCCCATTGAGAACAAAGAAAACATTGATCATATCCAAGGAGTTATGGAGGACATGCATCTCCGGAAACAAAG ATGTGAAGACATGGTGGATGTGAGGAGACTGAAGATGCTTCAGATGGTCCAGCTTTTCAAGTGTGAGGAAGATGCATCACAG GCGGTGGAGTGGCTTGGTGAGCTGCTGGATGCTCTCCTGAAGACCCACATCAGGCTCGGGGACGATGCACAGGAAACCAAAGCGCTGCTGGAGAaacacaagaaatttgtggatgtTGCACAG agCACCTATGACTACGGCCGTCAGCTGCTTCAGGCGACGGTGGTGTTGTGTCAGTCTCTACGCTGCACCACGCGCTCCTCTGGTGACACCCTGCCACACCTCAACCGGGTCTGGAAACAGTTCACTGTCACCTCTGAGGAGAGGGTCCATCGGCTGGAAATGGCATGCTCTTTCCACACCGCAGCTGAGAAG GTGCTGGTCCAAGCCAGCCCAGAGCAGGGTGATCTCCCAGTGGAGGTGGAGCAGGAGACCTATGAGGAGGTGGAGACGGTGGGGAAGGCTCTACTGGACAGACTCACTGTCCCTGTTATATTCCCAGATGG GAGTGAGCAGTACTTCGGCAGCCCAGGAGACATGGCGTCCTCTGCTGTACACATCCGGGACAAGATGAAGCTGGTGGAGGGCAGGAAACTGACTCTGCACGAGGAAGATGAAGACGTTGAGCAGCTACAGTATGATCAGATACATGACCAGGACAAAGAACTACAAGATGACCAGGAACTACAAGAAGTGGA
- the LOC115160998 gene encoding SEC14 domain and spectrin repeat-containing protein 1 isoform X1, producing MEATNILPILKKRLAFLSGGKDRRSGLILTIPLCTEQTSMEELSSTLDYLLGIPSDKCKARGFTVIVDGRKSQWNIVKTVVLMLQNVIPAEVSLVCVVKPDEFWDKKVTHFCFWKEKDRLGFEVILVSANKLTRYIEPCQLTDEFGGSLVYDHMDWVNKRLVFEKFTKESTSLLDELVVINESEKSNQLDKERPPDCNFLPSLDPETVLQTGHELLSELQQRRFNGSEGGGVAWSPMDDELLAQPQVMKLLDSLREQYTKYQEVCRQRSKRSQLEEIQTKVMQVVNWLEGPGTEQLRTQWGIGDSIRASQALQQKHEEMESQHSEWFAVYVELNQQIAALLSAGDEEDLVELKGLQQQLSDVCYRQASQLESRQNVLQSAHEFHGTAQDLSQQLDGLLGMLCADVVPTDGAAIQQTLKHLEEKLKSVEGSLAGLREKGQVVMDQMSNQTTWSYGKDVPIENKENIDHIQGVMEDMHLRKQRCEDMVDVRRLKMLQMVQLFKCEEDASQAVEWLGELLDALLKTHIRLGDDAQETKALLEKHKKFVDVAQSTYDYGRQLLQATVVLCQSLRCTTRSSGDTLPHLNRVWKQFTVTSEERVHRLEMACSFHTAAEKVLVQASPEQGDLPVEVEQETYEEVETVGKALLDRLTVPVIFPDGSEQYFGSPGDMASSAVHIRDKMKLVEGRKLTLHEEDEDVEQLQYDQIHDQDKELQDDQELQEVDKELLDGEELELETDTQKS from the exons ATGGAGGCTACCAACATACTGCCCATTCTGAAGAAACGCCTAGCCTTCTTGTCAG GAGGCAAGGACAGACGCAGTGGGCTGATCCTAACCATTCCACTATGTACAGAACAGACCAGTATGGAGGAGCTCAGCTCCACGTTGGACTATCTCCTCGGCATCCCCAG TGACAAGTGCAAAGCAAGAGGCTTCACAGTCATCGTGGACGGACGAAAGTCACAGTGGAACATCGTGAAGACTGTGGTACTGATGTTGCAG AACGTGATTCCAGCAGAGGtgtctctggtgtgtgtggtgaAGCCTGATGAATTCTGGGACAAGAAGGTCACTCATTTCTGCTTCTGGAAGGAGAAGGACAGACTAGGCTTTGAG GTTATTCTGGTATCTGCCAATAAGCTCACACGCTACATCGAGCCCTGTCAGCTGACTGATGAGTTCGGAGGAAGTTTAGTGtatgatcacatggactgggtgAACAAAAGACTG GTCTTTGAGAAGTTTACCAAAGAGTCCACATCCCTTCTAGATGAACTGGTGGTCATCAACGAGAGTGAGAAAAGCAACCAATTAGACAAAGAAAG GCCACCAGATTGTAACTTCCTACCATCGCTTGATCCTGAAACAGTTCTACAAACCG gcCATGAGTTGCTGTCAGAGCTGCAGCAGCGGAGGTTTAATGGGTCAGAGGGAGGAGGTGTGGCCTGGTCCCCCATGGATGACGAGCTACTGGCCCAGCCACAG GTCATGAAGCTGCTGGACTCCCTCAGGGAACAGTACACTAAGTACCAGGAGGTGTGTCGCCAACGCAGCAAACGATCCCAGCTGGAGGAGATACAGACCAAGGTCATGCAG GTTGTGAATTGGCTGGAGGGGCCTGGCACAGAGCAGCTCCGAACACAGTGGGGGATCGGAGATTCTATCAGGGCCTCCCAGGCCCTACAGCAGAAACACGAGGAGATGGAAAGCCAACACAGC GAGTGGTTTGCGGTGTACGTAGAGCTGAACCAGCAGATAGCAGCGTTGCTGAGTGCTGGAGACGAGGAGGAcctagtggagctgaagggtctTCAGCAGCAGCTCAGTGATGTCTGTTACAGACAGGCCAGCCAACTGGAGTCCAGACAGAACGTATTGCAGTCAGCACACGAGTTCCACGGCACCGCACAGGAT CTGTCCCAGCAACTGGATGGTCTACTGGGCATGCTCTGTGCAGACGTGGTCCCCACTGACGGGGCTGCCAtccaacaaacactcaaacacctCGAGGAGAAACTCAAGAGTGTTG AGGGATCCCTGGCAGGCCTGAGGGAGAAAGGTCAGGTCGTGATGGATCAGATGTCCAACCAGACAACCTGGTCCTATGGGAAGGACGTGCCCATTGAGAACAAAGAAAACATTGATCATATCCAAGGAGTTATGGAGGACATGCATCTCCGGAAACAAAG ATGTGAAGACATGGTGGATGTGAGGAGACTGAAGATGCTTCAGATGGTCCAGCTTTTCAAGTGTGAGGAAGATGCATCACAG GCGGTGGAGTGGCTTGGTGAGCTGCTGGATGCTCTCCTGAAGACCCACATCAGGCTCGGGGACGATGCACAGGAAACCAAAGCGCTGCTGGAGAaacacaagaaatttgtggatgtTGCACAG agCACCTATGACTACGGCCGTCAGCTGCTTCAGGCGACGGTGGTGTTGTGTCAGTCTCTACGCTGCACCACGCGCTCCTCTGGTGACACCCTGCCACACCTCAACCGGGTCTGGAAACAGTTCACTGTCACCTCTGAGGAGAGGGTCCATCGGCTGGAAATGGCATGCTCTTTCCACACCGCAGCTGAGAAG GTGCTGGTCCAAGCCAGCCCAGAGCAGGGTGATCTCCCAGTGGAGGTGGAGCAGGAGACCTATGAGGAGGTGGAGACGGTGGGGAAGGCTCTACTGGACAGACTCACTGTCCCTGTTATATTCCCAGATGG GAGTGAGCAGTACTTCGGCAGCCCAGGAGACATGGCGTCCTCTGCTGTACACATCCGGGACAAGATGAAGCTGGTGGAGGGCAGGAAACTGACTCTGCACGAGGAAGATGAAGACGTTGAGCAGCTACAGTATGATCAGATACATGACCAGGACAAAGAACTACAAGATGACCAGGAACTACAAGAAGTGGA